From the Desulfovibrio sp. JC010 genome, one window contains:
- a CDS encoding sigma-70 family RNA polymerase sigma factor: MNTYIKENLTCNSVDVVNSFFRDNSLFIKNVVSKFLFTKYNGASKVDVDEVCQEIALKIIKNNYISKYSSEKSSLNTWLYIISRSVSVDYMRKINPIYTNVDDLEEIPEIENEQVDFNLPDGLLSKRQNEVVTMIFWGDLKAVEVAQQLGITSRTVRCIKHQAIQKLRRHFSAGDKRRVVS, from the coding sequence ATGAATACTTACATTAAAGAAAATCTGACATGCAATTCTGTTGATGTAGTGAATAGTTTTTTTAGAGACAATAGTCTCTTTATTAAAAATGTTGTCAGCAAGTTTTTATTCACAAAATATAATGGGGCATCAAAAGTTGATGTCGATGAAGTGTGTCAGGAAATAGCATTAAAGATAATTAAAAATAATTATATTTCAAAATATTCCTCTGAAAAAAGCTCTCTTAATACTTGGTTATACATCATAAGCCGTTCTGTGTCTGTGGATTATATGAGAAAAATAAATCCCATATATACTAATGTAGATGACTTGGAAGAAATTCCAGAGATAGAAAATGAACAAGTAGATTTTAATCTTCCTGATGGACTTCTTTCAAAAAGACAGAATGAAGTTGTGACAATGATTTTCTGGGGAGATTTAAAGGCAGTTGAAGTGGCGCAGCAGTTGGGTATTACCTCCCGCACAGTGCGCTGCATCAAGCATCAGGCAATTCAAAAACTTCGCCGCCATTTTTCAGCAGGCGACAAGAGGAGGGTCGTATCATGA
- a CDS encoding response regulator transcription factor, which translates to MNKILLIDDDPEMGELLSTYLDGEGYSLQHKCTAKEGLKAFGNEDYDLILLDIVLPDISGLNVLEKIRLDSTVPVIMLTGKGDEVDRVVGLEMGADDYICKPFPLRELLARMRASLRRCSMAPQSPSITPSSKGNIKVGGLDINLDSHSIQVRGIDTHFTAAEFSIIEHLAASCGKLIERDELMEIALGRTADFDDYVLNVHMSNLRRKIGDSVSIKTIRGRGYMMTARNQAEA; encoded by the coding sequence ATGAACAAGATACTTCTTATCGACGACGACCCGGAAATGGGGGAACTCTTATCCACCTATCTGGACGGCGAAGGCTACAGCCTGCAGCACAAGTGCACAGCAAAGGAGGGACTCAAGGCATTCGGCAATGAAGACTATGATCTCATTCTGCTGGACATTGTCCTGCCTGACATCAGCGGGCTGAACGTGCTGGAAAAAATCCGGCTGGACTCAACTGTTCCGGTTATCATGCTCACCGGAAAAGGGGATGAAGTAGACAGGGTTGTGGGGCTTGAAATGGGTGCCGACGACTACATCTGCAAACCCTTCCCTTTGAGAGAACTGCTGGCCCGCATGCGCGCATCCCTGCGCCGCTGCTCCATGGCCCCGCAATCCCCGAGCATCACCCCCTCCTCCAAAGGAAATATTAAGGTCGGGGGACTGGACATCAACCTTGATTCCCATTCCATTCAGGTACGCGGAATCGACACCCACTTCACAGCTGCTGAATTCAGCATCATCGAACATCTGGCCGCCAGCTGCGGTAAACTCATTGAACGTGACGAGCTCATGGAAATCGCTCTCGGCAGAACCGCCGACTTTGATGACTATGTGCTTAACGTGCATATGAGCAATCTGCGCCGTAAAATCGGCGATTCCGTTTCAATCAAGACCATCCGTGGACGCGGATACATGATGACCGCGAGGAATCAGGCCGAGGCATGA
- a CDS encoding YfiR family protein translates to MGLLKIHKIMAITVATIFMVCSMPDMSAHARVKSGQQRRLTATQPQLQALFIKKITKYVLGPDKRRIAADRPVTVAAVAPKKISRFFKNPDKFKLVRWPDEECSVLFIDIDNPRIIAAVLKKVKGKPVLTIGQSPDFLRLGGMINLVESGSRFKLQANICAAREAGLTISSKLLKLSEIYCGDTPR, encoded by the coding sequence ATGGGACTTCTAAAAATCCATAAAATTATGGCAATTACAGTCGCCACCATTTTTATGGTATGCTCCATGCCGGACATGTCTGCCCATGCCCGTGTTAAAAGCGGACAGCAGCGCAGGCTGACCGCTACCCAGCCGCAGTTGCAGGCCCTGTTCATCAAAAAAATCACCAAGTATGTGCTCGGCCCGGACAAACGCAGGATAGCTGCCGACCGTCCGGTTACGGTGGCTGCAGTGGCACCCAAAAAGATATCCCGTTTTTTTAAAAATCCGGATAAATTCAAACTGGTGCGCTGGCCGGATGAGGAATGCAGCGTCCTTTTCATAGACATCGACAACCCGCGCATCATTGCCGCCGTACTGAAAAAAGTAAAAGGCAAGCCGGTACTGACCATCGGCCAGAGTCCTGATTTCCTGCGGCTGGGCGGCATGATCAACCTTGTTGAATCCGGCTCCCGTTTCAAGCTTCAGGCCAACATCTGTGCCGCACGTGAAGCCGGGCTGACCATAAGCTCCAAACTCTTGAAGCTCTCGGAAATATACTGTGGAGACACCCCTCGATGA
- a CDS encoding flagellin, whose protein sequence is MSLIINNNTVANSTARHLNDAYSALGSSTEKMSSGLRINSAADDAAGLAVRELMRSDISTLQQGVRNANDGISMIQTADGALGVVDEKLIRMKELAEQAATGTYTEEQRGLIDSEYQAMASEITRIASATDFNGIYLLNGNCSGDNAVTIHFGTGNDSAEDKYDVEIGTCTASALGIGNQSVEGAGFAVSTQEAAQQSLAALDAAITSKDKVRANLGALENRLDATISNLEIQGENLQAAESQISDVDVATEMTNYSKQQIITQSAVSMLAQANSLPQMALSLIG, encoded by the coding sequence ATGTCTTTAATCATTAACAACAATACCGTTGCAAATTCAACAGCCAGACACCTTAATGATGCATACAGTGCTCTCGGTTCTTCTACTGAGAAGATGTCCTCGGGGCTGCGCATTAACTCTGCAGCGGATGATGCGGCCGGTCTTGCTGTGCGCGAACTCATGCGTTCGGACATTTCCACCCTGCAGCAGGGTGTGCGAAATGCAAACGACGGTATCTCCATGATCCAGACTGCTGACGGCGCACTCGGCGTAGTGGATGAAAAGCTTATCCGCATGAAGGAACTGGCGGAACAGGCCGCAACCGGTACTTACACCGAAGAACAGCGCGGACTCATCGACAGTGAGTATCAGGCCATGGCTTCGGAAATCACCCGAATCGCCAGTGCTACCGACTTCAACGGTATTTATCTGCTCAACGGCAACTGCTCCGGCGACAACGCTGTTACCATCCACTTCGGAACCGGTAATGACAGCGCGGAAGACAAGTATGACGTTGAGATCGGTACCTGCACCGCATCCGCTCTCGGTATCGGTAACCAGAGTGTCGAAGGTGCCGGATTTGCCGTTTCCACTCAGGAAGCTGCGCAGCAGTCTCTGGCAGCACTTGATGCCGCCATTACTTCCAAGGATAAGGTCAGGGCGAACCTCGGTGCTCTTGAGAACAGGCTTGACGCTACTATCTCCAACCTTGAGATTCAGGGCGAAAACCTGCAGGCCGCCGAATCCCAGATCTCTGATGTTGATGTTGCAACCGAGATGACCAACTACTCCAAGCAGCAGATCATTACCCAGTCCGCAGTATCCATGCTGGCGCAGGCCAACTCCCTGCCCCAGATGGCATTGTCACTCATCGGCTAA
- a CDS encoding ATP-binding protein produces the protein MKKYRNSIGRKVGLAILGTTIVAVVLSMSLNIASFFHSFRQATLQKAASLTQVLGTSVAPALDFNDPDSATEALQSLALVNNSVGATIFTADGQVFAGFGKQADELPTRDTSTIEEFNNYRIIQEIRSGDELLGYILLDGCYSDQLDWFFQNLATSGLILFSVLTFCFLTTNYIRKKLTSPIGQLTATVRDISNSKDYTRRVSYRSDDEIGYLVTEFNSMLGKIEKRDNWLNNHREMLENIVAQRTKQLRSKQAELEKKNKLLVQQIHERRTAEMIRDEVERINRHDLKSSLNLVIGYPELILNSDEELTPNQRKYVKRIASAGYRMLDMIQFHLDMFKMEQGIYRLKTMRIDLIDLMTSLEEEMALLLNQSGVKLSIMLDGKEIEGMEELHLTGEGMLLRTMFRNLIKNAVEASNEEDTVTIAIKSGPPVSVTVKNTLAVPEEVRERFFDKYVTLGKEDGTGLGTYSAKLIAETHKAEISMHTAETSGTEVTTSFVDESSAA, from the coding sequence ATGAAAAAATACCGGAACAGCATAGGACGCAAAGTGGGCCTTGCCATTCTGGGTACGACCATTGTGGCGGTGGTTCTTTCAATGTCCCTGAATATCGCTTCATTTTTCCATTCATTCCGGCAGGCCACCTTGCAAAAAGCGGCATCGCTGACGCAGGTGCTGGGAACTTCCGTTGCCCCGGCACTGGACTTTAACGACCCTGATTCGGCCACAGAAGCCCTGCAATCACTAGCACTGGTCAACAACTCCGTGGGCGCGACCATATTCACCGCAGACGGGCAGGTCTTTGCCGGGTTCGGAAAACAGGCAGATGAGTTACCAACACGCGACACCAGTACAATAGAAGAATTCAACAACTACCGAATAATTCAGGAAATCCGCTCCGGGGACGAACTGCTGGGCTACATACTTCTTGACGGCTGCTATTCCGATCAGCTGGACTGGTTTTTCCAGAACCTTGCCACATCCGGTCTCATTTTGTTCAGCGTACTGACATTCTGTTTCCTGACCACAAACTATATCCGCAAAAAATTAACCAGCCCCATCGGACAACTGACCGCTACGGTTCGCGACATTTCAAACAGCAAAGACTACACCCGGCGGGTTTCCTACCGCAGTGACGATGAAATCGGCTATCTGGTTACCGAATTCAACTCCATGCTCGGTAAAATCGAAAAGCGTGACAACTGGCTGAACAACCATCGCGAAATGCTGGAAAATATTGTTGCACAGCGCACTAAACAGCTACGCTCCAAACAGGCGGAACTGGAAAAGAAAAACAAACTGCTGGTGCAGCAGATTCACGAAAGGCGCACCGCGGAGATGATCCGCGACGAAGTGGAACGCATTAACAGGCACGACCTCAAATCTTCGCTGAATCTGGTAATCGGTTACCCGGAGCTTATCCTCAACAGTGACGAAGAACTGACCCCGAACCAGCGCAAATATGTGAAGCGCATTGCCTCGGCAGGCTATCGCATGCTGGACATGATCCAGTTCCATCTGGATATGTTCAAGATGGAGCAGGGGATTTACAGGCTGAAAACCATGCGCATCGACCTTATTGACCTGATGACCTCGCTGGAAGAGGAAATGGCCCTGCTGCTCAACCAGTCCGGAGTAAAGCTTTCCATTATGCTGGACGGCAAGGAAATCGAGGGCATGGAAGAACTGCACCTCACCGGGGAAGGCATGCTGCTGCGAACCATGTTCCGCAACCTGATCAAAAATGCAGTGGAAGCTTCCAACGAAGAGGATACCGTAACCATAGCCATCAAGAGCGGCCCGCCTGTTTCAGTTACAGTGAAGAACACCCTTGCCGTGCCTGAAGAAGTCAGGGAAAGATTTTTTGATAAGTACGTTACTCTGGGCAAGGAAGACGGAACCGGACTGGGCACCTATTCCGCCAAACTGATTGCCGAAACCCACAAGGCTGAAATCAGCATGCATACAGCAGAAACCAGCGGAACCGAGGTTACAACCAGTTTTGTTGATGAGAGCAGCGCGGCTTAG
- a CDS encoding flagellar hook assembly protein FlgD, translated as MSSIDTTSYYSSLTGSDTTGSTTTTSDNTSLDQVDFLTLLTTQLEYQDPTNPVDNTEMVSQMTNYSMLDEDVQQNENLETIINQLDSLSALSTSGYIGEEVMADGGIITVEDGSGSDITIDLQEDAATLGLNIYDSEGTLVDTLYYTDVEAGTHEISGEDLLSSANIESDGTYVAMAFASDADDASVEVYVKSAGTITAVDQDDSGNTTLTLDDGREVSITDVTFI; from the coding sequence ATGAGCAGTATAGATACCACCAGTTATTACAGTAGTTTGACCGGGTCTGATACGACCGGCTCCACAACTACAACCAGCGATAATACCTCACTTGATCAGGTGGACTTCCTGACCCTGCTGACCACCCAGCTGGAATATCAGGACCCTACCAACCCCGTGGATAACACGGAAATGGTCAGCCAGATGACCAACTACTCCATGCTCGATGAAGACGTGCAGCAGAATGAAAATCTGGAAACCATCATCAATCAGCTGGATTCCCTCTCGGCACTGAGTACCTCCGGCTACATCGGCGAGGAAGTCATGGCTGACGGCGGAATCATCACCGTGGAAGACGGTTCGGGCAGCGACATAACCATCGACCTGCAGGAAGATGCCGCCACCCTCGGTCTTAATATTTACGACTCTGAAGGCACTCTTGTGGACACTCTTTATTACACCGACGTTGAAGCAGGAACCCATGAGATTTCCGGTGAAGATCTGCTCAGCAGTGCCAACATCGAATCGGACGGAACCTACGTGGCCATGGCCTTTGCCAGCGATGCCGATGACGCCTCAGTAGAGGTTTACGTCAAGTCCGCCGGGACCATCACCGCAGTTGATCAGGATGATTCAGGCAACACTACCCTGACCCTTGATGACGGACGCGAAGTCTCAATTACCGACGTTACTTTTATTTAA
- the flgK gene encoding flagellar hook-associated protein FlgK, translated as MSLTNAMSIGEKAVANAQVSINTTSNNIANAETEGYQRADAVYDSTGNITVYGDSLGTGADIIAVQANWDSFIEKQYLAASADLASSEIQSKYLTQMDSIFNQTDEEGLAAAQDEFLSAWNDLSTYPDSLAEREALLGEADSLVYALNSTSSELKDMSASVESEIIEQVDTANELIDSIGLLNEQIAANPDNYELVASRDQAIRELDELIGVEVLSYEDGSTKVYTETGQPLVEGEETHHLAVAYDSDTSKTGLFWESGSGALIDITPMNDADGDPVSGRTDSGSIAGLFITRDEYIQPTLDKIDDYTSALIWETNVTHSQGAGLEPHTSVEGTYSVDDQTAVLSNSGYDFADKITSGEFSIYIYDADGNVTGNSSIAVDPSADSLDDVAADINAAFAGTLTASVNSDGELEIDAVGDASFEFGEDSSGFLAAVGINTFFEGSSAGDIAVNDYVSSDPSHLNAGQVGDDGTVSSGSNDTAKSINDLLSGTVSIGEGASATNASLTEYLAAIVSDVGAAASTAETQVTCDTAAAQIYADQQESVSGVNVDEELVSLTKAQQQYEAACQIISVTREMIDTILGIV; from the coding sequence ATGAGTTTAACAAATGCAATGTCCATAGGTGAGAAGGCAGTTGCCAATGCGCAGGTCTCGATCAACACGACCAGCAACAACATCGCCAATGCCGAAACCGAGGGTTACCAGCGTGCTGATGCGGTTTACGACAGCACGGGCAATATCACTGTTTACGGTGACAGCCTCGGAACCGGCGCGGATATCATTGCGGTTCAGGCCAATTGGGACAGCTTTATTGAGAAGCAGTACCTTGCGGCCTCGGCTGATCTGGCCTCCAGCGAAATACAATCCAAATATCTGACCCAGATGGATTCCATCTTCAACCAGACGGACGAAGAAGGTCTGGCTGCAGCGCAGGATGAATTCCTGAGCGCGTGGAACGACCTTTCCACCTACCCGGACTCTCTGGCCGAACGTGAAGCCTTACTGGGCGAAGCGGATTCGCTGGTTTACGCGCTGAATTCCACTTCTTCGGAACTCAAGGATATGTCCGCCAGCGTGGAATCGGAAATTATCGAGCAGGTCGATACCGCCAATGAGCTGATTGATTCCATCGGCCTCTTGAATGAGCAGATAGCAGCCAACCCGGACAATTACGAGCTGGTCGCCAGTCGGGATCAGGCCATCCGTGAACTGGATGAACTCATCGGGGTGGAAGTACTCAGCTACGAAGACGGTTCCACCAAGGTTTATACCGAAACCGGTCAGCCGCTTGTTGAGGGTGAGGAAACCCATCACCTCGCAGTGGCATATGATTCAGATACTTCAAAGACCGGGCTGTTCTGGGAATCAGGTTCCGGTGCGCTGATCGACATCACCCCCATGAACGATGCTGACGGCGATCCGGTCTCCGGACGCACCGACAGCGGCTCAATTGCCGGGCTGTTCATTACCCGTGATGAGTACATCCAGCCCACGCTGGACAAGATTGATGATTACACCTCGGCTTTGATCTGGGAAACCAACGTGACTCATTCGCAGGGTGCGGGCCTGGAACCGCATACCTCAGTGGAAGGAACTTACAGTGTGGATGACCAGACCGCAGTGCTCTCAAACAGCGGATATGATTTCGCAGACAAGATTACTTCCGGCGAGTTCTCCATCTATATCTACGATGCTGATGGCAATGTAACCGGAAATTCTTCCATCGCTGTCGATCCTTCAGCGGATTCGCTGGATGACGTTGCAGCCGACATCAACGCAGCATTTGCGGGAACCCTGACTGCTTCGGTTAATTCCGACGGTGAGCTGGAAATTGATGCCGTGGGTGACGCTTCATTTGAATTCGGGGAAGACAGTTCCGGTTTTTTGGCAGCTGTGGGAATCAATACCTTCTTTGAAGGCAGCTCTGCCGGGGATATTGCAGTTAATGATTATGTGTCTTCAGACCCTTCACATCTCAATGCCGGACAGGTCGGTGATGACGGAACGGTTTCATCGGGAAGCAATGATACTGCCAAGAGCATAAACGATTTGCTGAGCGGGACCGTATCAATAGGTGAGGGGGCTTCTGCAACGAACGCGTCTTTGACCGAATATCTGGCAGCCATTGTTTCCGATGTGGGGGCTGCGGCGTCCACAGCTGAAACTCAGGTTACCTGCGATACCGCTGCAGCCCAGATTTATGCCGACCAGCAGGAATCCGTAAGCGGGGTGAATGTGGATGAGGAACTGGTCAGCCTGACCAAGGCTCAGCAGCAATATGAGGCGGCCTGTCAGATTATTTCGGTTACCCGTGAGATGATCGATACCATTCTGGGTATTGTTTAG
- a CDS encoding flagellar hook protein FlgE, with the protein MGITSSLYTGISGLNVNSQATSVVSNNLANSSTVGFKGSDAVFEDVFYSTITTGSGLSQVGNGAGVSTINTDYTQGSYEDSSVSTNVALNGDGYFIVVDPDTSTTYYTRAGNFDFDKDGYLVDPYGNQVQGWEIEDGTASGVLTTIQLDQSQSPPKATSEISLTMNLDSQSVDEAQTANPYTSLFELYDGTNNPPLDDSQYSYSTTMTVYDENGSAHDMTYYMDPVDVDADGNIVWEYVAAYETEDDMRTTADGVDMNTTSGAGLAMTGTLTFNSEGQMTSMTAFTLSNAATSTETKDADQWGLADLSPEGYPQVNLNFTGSADGQDVSINFGMSSDNATWDTSGGIDSLDDITAATDYSDLPSFTDYTLELGATTSYSDSSSATYSVGQDGYPTGSLVSVEVDENGILVGNYSNSQSIELYQLGLADFTNEGGLTAEGGTLFRATTESGEAIIGTAGSAGFGTVVSNSLEASNVDLASQMTELIIIQSAYQANSKVVTTADTLLQTAISLKS; encoded by the coding sequence ATGGGTATCACCAGTTCTCTTTATACCGGAATTTCAGGCCTTAATGTTAACTCTCAGGCAACCTCAGTAGTTTCCAACAACCTCGCAAACTCTTCCACCGTGGGTTTCAAAGGTTCGGATGCGGTCTTCGAGGATGTTTTCTACTCCACCATCACCACCGGAAGCGGACTTTCGCAGGTTGGTAACGGTGCCGGGGTTTCCACCATCAACACCGATTACACTCAGGGGTCTTACGAAGATTCCAGCGTGTCCACCAACGTGGCTCTCAACGGCGACGGCTATTTTATAGTAGTGGACCCGGACACCAGCACCACTTACTACACCCGCGCCGGGAACTTTGATTTCGATAAAGACGGCTATCTGGTCGATCCTTACGGCAATCAGGTGCAGGGTTGGGAAATCGAAGACGGTACTGCTTCCGGTGTTTTGACCACCATCCAGCTGGACCAGTCCCAGTCACCGCCGAAAGCGACTTCCGAGATCAGCCTGACCATGAACCTCGATTCCCAGAGTGTGGATGAGGCGCAGACCGCAAATCCTTACACTTCCCTGTTCGAGCTTTATGACGGCACCAATAATCCGCCGCTGGATGATTCCCAGTACAGCTATTCCACCACCATGACTGTTTATGATGAAAACGGTTCCGCCCATGACATGACTTATTACATGGACCCGGTGGATGTGGATGCTGACGGTAACATCGTCTGGGAATATGTTGCCGCTTACGAAACTGAAGATGACATGCGCACCACTGCCGACGGTGTGGACATGAACACCACCAGCGGTGCCGGGCTGGCCATGACCGGAACCCTGACCTTCAACTCCGAAGGTCAGATGACTTCCATGACCGCCTTCACTCTTTCCAATGCCGCCACTTCCACCGAAACCAAGGATGCTGACCAGTGGGGGCTGGCCGATCTAAGCCCTGAAGGTTATCCGCAAGTAAACCTCAATTTCACCGGAAGCGCAGACGGTCAGGATGTTTCCATCAACTTCGGTATGTCCAGCGATAATGCCACCTGGGATACTTCCGGCGGTATCGATTCTCTCGACGACATAACCGCAGCCACTGACTATTCGGACCTGCCCTCATTCACCGACTACACCCTCGAACTGGGCGCGACCACCAGTTACTCCGACAGCTCCTCGGCCACCTACAGTGTGGGACAGGACGGTTATCCCACCGGGTCTCTCGTATCCGTAGAAGTGGATGAAAACGGTATTCTTGTCGGTAACTATTCCAACAGCCAGTCCATTGAACTCTACCAGCTCGGTCTTGCCGACTTCACCAACGAAGGCGGGCTTACCGCAGAAGGCGGCACCTTGTTCCGGGCCACCACCGAGTCCGGTGAGGCCATTATCGGAACCGCCGGGTCCGCCGGATTCGGAACCGTGGTCTCAAATTCCCTTGAAGCCTCAAACGTGGACCTCGCATCACAGATGACGGAGTTGATCATCATCCAGTCCGCGTATCAGGCCAACAGTAAAGTCGTAACTACAGCAGATACTTTGCTGCAGACTGCGATTTCACTCAAAAGCTAA
- a CDS encoding TonB-dependent siderophore receptor yields the protein MIRLRLAVVALSLMILAMVAGTPPSFAADKDVSAELESLDLEDLLQVEMVSPSERKQSLENIAGSYTILTEEDIKRSGARSVPEALRTVPGVVVTRTDTDKWSIGVRGFSGTFNSKQLILVDNRPITSPYFHGVIWSSQNLPIQQVKRIEVIRGPWTSLWGSESFNGVINVITKSAAEIQGNRSVTTAGTDGVSQYLRKGIHISENATMAVFAKGEYEPGKNYRIRGRTEKGSTDWTTGSGGFRADWLNAYTDQFSLQGQLAGSSITEYSPPGNPFSANKDKSDYSGYAQILWDRKTGARSGMQFRSSYTRTEITVSDMENMSNTVDAEFIYSNEQLDGHFLTFGIGGKYFWDEFSQGENVQVSNDSIYRLDFSGFAKDRITLIDEKLFLTLGLKLDYSGDSDLTPQPTARLLYMEDDEEYWLAYSYANRKPGFWLRDGNYRVRVRDKEYTMSVGEDLENEKLSSFEAGYRKLFSETLKLDLSLYLNSYDQMVTFSFDEDTNTATPVSGLSGTSYGLEVALDWQPWSFLTLRPSIDLSNQDFQNVPEGIPGFSPPLNSALYNIKLQALIDLAENWELDLFTSYLNSMDNKDLSTGFGFDARLAWQAREDLSLELIGNNLLTNVDENNFAPVEPSCTLRLTWDF from the coding sequence ATGATCCGATTGCGGTTGGCAGTTGTTGCCCTCTCTCTCATGATTCTGGCCATGGTGGCCGGAACACCGCCAAGTTTTGCAGCAGACAAGGATGTCTCTGCTGAACTGGAAAGCCTTGACCTTGAAGACCTCCTGCAGGTCGAAATGGTTTCCCCTTCCGAACGCAAGCAATCCCTCGAAAATATTGCCGGATCATACACCATCCTCACCGAGGAGGATATCAAACGCAGCGGAGCCAGATCGGTTCCCGAAGCACTGCGCACAGTTCCCGGCGTGGTGGTTACCCGTACTGATACGGACAAATGGTCCATCGGGGTCAGGGGATTTTCAGGCACTTTCAACAGCAAGCAACTCATTCTGGTGGACAACCGCCCGATCACTTCGCCTTATTTCCACGGGGTAATCTGGTCCAGCCAGAACCTGCCCATCCAGCAGGTCAAACGAATCGAAGTCATTCGCGGACCATGGACCAGCCTCTGGGGTTCCGAATCTTTCAACGGCGTAATCAACGTCATTACCAAATCCGCCGCAGAAATACAGGGCAACCGCAGCGTGACCACCGCCGGAACGGACGGGGTCAGCCAATACCTGCGCAAAGGCATACACATTTCCGAAAACGCAACCATGGCCGTTTTTGCCAAAGGCGAATATGAGCCGGGTAAAAACTACCGCATCCGTGGACGGACAGAAAAAGGCTCTACTGACTGGACTACCGGCAGCGGCGGTTTCCGAGCCGACTGGCTGAACGCTTATACCGACCAGTTTTCATTGCAGGGTCAGCTTGCCGGTTCATCAATCACTGAGTACTCCCCGCCGGGTAACCCCTTTTCCGCCAACAAAGATAAGAGCGACTACTCCGGTTACGCCCAGATTCTCTGGGACAGAAAAACCGGGGCCCGCTCCGGTATGCAGTTCCGCAGTTCTTACACCCGAACAGAAATCACCGTTTCCGACATGGAAAACATGTCCAACACCGTTGATGCGGAATTCATTTATTCCAATGAACAGCTGGACGGCCACTTCCTGACCTTCGGCATCGGCGGAAAATATTTCTGGGATGAATTCAGCCAGGGTGAAAATGTACAGGTATCCAACGACAGCATCTACCGTCTTGATTTCAGCGGATTTGCCAAGGACCGTATCACACTCATTGATGAAAAACTTTTCCTGACCCTCGGACTGAAGCTGGATTACTCAGGTGACTCAGACCTGACCCCGCAGCCCACCGCCCGGCTTCTGTATATGGAAGACGACGAGGAGTACTGGCTGGCTTACTCCTACGCCAACCGCAAGCCGGGATTCTGGCTGCGCGACGGCAACTACCGGGTCCGGGTAAGGGACAAAGAGTACACCATGAGTGTCGGGGAAGACCTGGAAAATGAAAAACTGAGTTCATTTGAAGCCGGATACCGCAAGCTTTTCAGCGAAACCCTGAAACTTGACCTTTCCCTGTACCTGAACAGCTACGACCAGATGGTCACCTTCAGCTTTGATGAAGATACCAACACAGCCACCCCGGTAAGCGGACTGAGCGGGACATCTTATGGACTCGAAGTAGCCCTTGACTGGCAGCCGTGGTCTTTCCTGACCCTGCGCCCTTCTATCGATCTTTCCAATCAGGATTTTCAGAACGTTCCTGAAGGAATTCCCGGTTTTTCACCGCCGCTCAATTCCGCACTATACAATATCAAACTGCAGGCCCTGATTGATCTGGCCGAAAATTGGGAACTTGACCTGTTCACGTCCTACCTGAATTCCATGGACAACAAAGATCTTTCCACCGGATTCGGTTTTGACGCCCGTCTGGCGTGGCAGGCCCGGGAAGACTTATCCCTTGAACTTATCGGCAACAATCTGCTGACCAATGTAGACGAAAACAATTTCGCCCCTGTTGAACCTTCCTGCACGCTGAGGTTGACATGGGACTTCTAA